The segment CGCGGGCACGACGTCGAGGTGCCCGTGCACGAGGAGTCCGTCGCGGCTCGACGTCTGGTCGCCCCACCGGGCCACGAGGCTGGCGCGACCGGGCGCGGCCTCGATGATCTCGGACTCGATGCCCACCTCGGCGAGCAGCGTGGCGACGTGCTCGGCGGCCTTGCGCTCCCCGGGGCCCTTCCCGTCGCCGTAGTTCGACGTGTCGAGCCGGATCAGGTCGCGGCAGATGTCGAGCACCTCGGTGTCGACGGCGTACGGCGCTTCAGGAGTCCCCATGCGTCGATCCTAGGTGCGCAGCAGATGGTCGACCACGCGGCCGAACAGCGCACGACCGGCGGCCTCCTCGACGCCGGCGGCGAACCGCGGGACGCCGAGCCAGTGCGCCTCCTCGCGCCACCGGACACGCGATCCCGACGTCGTCGGCTCGACCGACAGCTCGGCCCAGCCCTTGACCACCCGGCCACGCTTCTCGATGCGGCAGAAGGTCGGCGGCTCCCACGTCACGATGTCCATGACGTCGTCGAAGCCGACCGGTCCCACGGCCGTGCGCGCCACGAACCCCGTGTCGCTCGGCCTGATCCGTGTGAGCGGGACGACCTCGCCATGACGTTCCCAGTCGGTGAGCCGCGCGAACACGTCGGGCGGTGCCATCGGTACCTCGCGGACGACCTCGAAAGCTCCCACGGCACGATGGTAGGCACCAATGCCGGAAGGGGCACGATGGCCACCACGAACTTCAGCTCGGTCCAGGACGTCACCGAACGTCTGGCCGAGGTCGGCTACCTCGCCTCGGACGCGGTGTCCACGACCGTCTACCTCGCGTCGGTGCTCGGCAAGCCGCTGCTGGTCGAGGGTCCGGCGGGCGTCGGGAAGACCGACCTGGCGCGTGCCGTGGCCGAGTCGCAGGGCGCGGAGCTGGTGCGCCTGCAGTGCTACGAGGGCGTCGACGAGGCGCGTGCCCTCTACGAGTGGAACCACGCCAAGCAGCTGCTGCGCATCACGGCCGGGCGCGACGAGTCGTGGGACGAGGCGCGCACGGACGTCTTCAGCGAGGAGTTCCTCCTCCCCCGGCCGCTGCTCACGGCGATCCGACGGACGGAGCCCACGGTCCTGCTCGTGGACGAGACCGACAAGGCCGACGTCGAGATCGAGGGTCTGCTCCTCGAGGTCCTGGGTGACTTCCAGGTCACCGTGCCGGAGCTCGGGACGATCCGTGCCACGCGACGACCGTTCGTGGTGCTCACGTCCAACGCGACCCGGGAGCTGTCCGAGGCGCTGCGCCGACGCTGCCTGTTCCTGCACGTGGACTTCCCCGACGCCGCGCTCGAGCGGCGCATCGTCGCGCTCAAGGCGCCCGGCCTCGACGACGCCGTCTCGGAGTCCCTCGTGCGGGTCGTCAACGCCCTGCGCGCGCTGCCGCTGCGCAAGGCGCCGTCGGTCTCGGAGACGATCGACTGGGCGCAGACGCTGCTGGCGCTCGGTGGCCGGCTCGACGACGAGGCGGTCGACCAGACCCTCGGCGTGGTGCTCAAGCATCGCGAGGACATCGACAAGGCGCGCGACGCGCTCGACGTCCGCGCGGTCCTCGAGGCCTGAGCGGGCCCGGGACAGCCGTGTCGAACGACGAGTCGGGAGCGACCGCCGGTCTGGCCGCCGGGGAGGACCTGGCCGCCCGCCTGGTGGCCTTCGCCGGCGCCCTGCGGTCGAAGGGGCTGCGCATCGGGACCAGCGAGGTGGTGGATGCCGGCCAGGTGGCCACGGTGCTGGGGCTGCAGGACCGGACGCTCCTGCGGGAGGGGCTCGCCGCGGCCCTGATGCGGCGCAGCGGCCAGCGCGAGGTGTTCGACATGACCTTCGACCTGTACTTCCCCGCCGGGGTGGGTGTCTCGGCCGCCGTCGAGGAGCACGAGGGTCCCGTGGACGCCCAGGACCTGCGCGACCTCCTGGCCATGGCCCTGGCCGACGGCGACCTGCGGACGCTGGAGCAGGTGGCCGAGCTGGCGGTGGACGCCCTCGGCGTCGTGGGCAGCGCCGGCACGCGGACCGAGGGATGGTCGGCGTTTCAGACCCTCGACCGGCTGGCACCGCAGACGACGATCGCCGCGGCGCTCGGGCTCCGCGGGTCCGGGGGGCCGGGGAGCGGGTCCGCACGTGGGTCCGGGACCGGTCAGGGCTCGGCGGCGCCGCCCCAGGCGCCGGCCGAGGCGCCGTTCACCGACCGGCTCGAGCGCGACGAGGTGCGCCGACTGGTCGAGGCGTTCCGCCAGATGGTGGCCGCGGAGGCACGGCGACGCACGGCCGAGTCGCGGGGGCGTGACGTCGTGACCCGGCACGCGGTGCGCGCCACGAGCGACCACATCGACTTCCTGAGTGCCAACCGTCAGCAGCTGGAGGACCTGCGCTCGGCCGTCGGCCCCCTGGCCCGGCGGCTCGCCACCCGGCTGTCCGCTCGTCGCCGAGCCGCGCGCCGAGGTCGGATCGACGTCCGGCGCACCATGCGGCGCGCCATGGGCACCGGTGGCGTGCCGATCGTCCCCGTGCACGCGCGGCCCCACCCGGGTCGTCCGGAGCTGGTGCTGCTGTGCGACGTCTCCGGGTCGGTGGCCGGCTTCTCCGCCTTCACGATGCTGCTGGTCCGCGCACTGAGCGACCAGTTCAGCAAGATCAGGGTGTTCGCCTTCGTGAACGCCACGGCGGAGGTCACCGACATCGTCAAGGACGGCGGAGACCTTGCCGATCGCATCGCGCAGGAGGCACGCGTGACCTCGTGGCACACCTCCAGCGACTACGGCGAGGCGTTCGCCGACTTCGCCACGACCCACCTCGAAGCCGTCGGACCACGGACGAGCGTGCTCATCCTGGGAGACGCCCGCAACAACAACCAGCCCTTGGGACTTCCGGCCCTGGCCGCCGTGGTGGACCGCGCGCGACGCACCTTCTGGCTCAACCCCGAGCACGCGTCCCGCTGGGGCCTCGGCGACTCCGTGGCGCCCGAGTACGCCGAGGTCGTGCCGATGCACGCCTGCAGCACGATCGAGCAGCTCGAGTCCTTCATCGGCCGACTTCTTCCGGCCTGAGTTCTCGACCTCGAGAAACTCGCCCGGGTTTATCCGGGTCCTTTTCCGATCAATTCTGAACTTTGTCGGGACTAAAGTCCCGAAGTGTGGTTGAGTCGGCGCAGCGTGGTGGGCGGATGGGAGACCGCAGCACCGCGTCTGGGAGAGAACAACAACACACACGAGGTGGCATGCCATGGGAGAACGCACCGTCACCGGGATGTCCGCAGCACGACGGGGATGCGTCGTGCTGATCTCGGGGATCGTCACCGTGGGGGTGCTCGGCACCCCCGCGGTGGGCGGTCAGACCAGCGAGGCGCCGACGTCGGCGACCGTCTGGACCCCCACGACGGCGGACGTCGTCCGCAACCACGACTTCCGGCAGGGCCGCGCGTACTGGTACCCCAACGCGGGGGCTCGTCTGAGCGTGGGCTCGTCGGGGTCGGCCAGGTCGCTCGCGGTCACCAACACCTCGCGCCGCACGAAGTCGATCAACGTGCGCAGCGGCGTGAGCCCCACGACCTTCGCCGCCGGCACCCGGGTCACGGTCTCGGCCCAGGTGCGCGCCAGCAGCAGCGCCGGCCGGATCGCCCTCCGCGCCCAGGAGCACGCCGCCGTCGCGTCGGCCCCTCGCTGGCGGACCAGCCCGCTCGTGAAGAGCTCGGTGCGCTACCGGACCCTGACGACCACCCTCACGATCGGGCGTGACGACAGCCGCATCACGGTGCGGGCGTTCAACCTGAAGGCCAAGGGCCGCCAGCACCTCTTCGTCCGCTCCCTGAAGGTGACCGTGGTCGAGCCGCCCGCGAAGCCGGGCGAGTGGATCCCCAACCCGGGCTGCACGTCCGGCGCCACGGGGTGGACCCCGTCGGTCAATGCCAGCGTCACCGCGCTCTCAGGCGCCGAGCCCGCGTGCCAGGTGCAGACCCGGTCGTCCGGTGACGACGTGACGGCGACGTCGCGGACCTCGACCGAGTCGGTCAGGTCGGCGGGCTCGCTGGTGCACGTGGCGAGCCAGGTCGACGTCGCCGGGTCCGTGAGACCGGTGCGGATGACGCTGCAGGAGGTCGCCCCGGACGGCTCGATCCTCCAGTCGTTCGCCGGTGTCCGCGACTCCGCCGGTGCGTGGGTGTGGCTCGGCGCGCAGCTGCGCACCGAGCGCGCCGGCAGCCGCATCCGCGTCGTGTACCGGGGCGACGGCCTCGCGGCCGGCGAGGCCCTGCGCTTCCGGCGCGCCACGGTGACGGTCACCGATCCGGCAACGACGCCCACGCCCACCCCCACGCCGACGGCGTCACCAACACCCAAGCCCACTCCGACGCCGACGCCCACCCCGACGCCGACGCCCACCCCGACGCCGACGCCGTCACCCACCCCGACGCCGTCACCCACCCCGACGCCGTCACCCACTCCGACGCCGTCACCCACTCCGACGCCGTCACCCACTCCGACTCCGTCACCCACTCCGACTCCGACGCCCACCCCGACGCCGACGTCCACCCCGACGCCGTCACCCACCCCGACCCCGACGCCGTCACCCACCCCGACACCCACCCCGACGCCGACCCCGACACCTGAGCCGACGCCTCCGCCGAGCACCTCGACGCAGACGTGCAACGACCTCAACGTCCCGAGCAAGCGGACGCTCGCGTTCTCCGACGAGTTCACCGGCACGAGTCTCGATCCCGGCAAGTGGCGGGTGCGGGACAAGACCCACCTGTCCTTCGACGCCGCGTACCTGACGAAGGACGCGATCGACGTCTCGGACGGCACGATGACGATCGAGGGCCGACGTCGCAGCAGCGCCGCGACGGTGAGCACCGGCATCAGGGAACGCTGGTACGACACCGGCTACATCGACACGATCGGCAAGTTCTCGCAGAAGTACGGCCGCTGGGAGATGCGCGCGAAGCTGCCGACCGGCCACACGATGACGCGCGGTGTCTGGCCGGCCTTCTGGCTCCGCGGCGACAGGACCAACGGCGAGATCGACATCATGGAGGCGTACGGAGGCGAGTCCATCCAGCGCTGGAACCCCGCGGGCTCGTACACGACGACCCTGTGGGAGGACACCAACCTCGGCAAGCAGCGAGGCGAGTGGTACTCCTGGGCCCACACGAACTGGGCGTCGAAGTCGCCCGGCGTGTACTCGGACTTCCACACCTACGGCTTCAACTGGACGCCCGACTGCATGCAGTTCACGTACGACGGCCAGGTGCTGTCGACCATCCCGGTCGAGGAGGTGCCCTGGGCCGAGAGCGCGTTCGACAGCCCGTTCAACATCCGTCTGAACATGCAGGTCGGCTCGTCCTACTGGGGCATGCCCGACCAGCAGTACACCAAGGACGCCTTCGACTACGTGGTCGACAGCGTGAAGGTGTACCGCATGAACCCCTGAGCGGCCTCGGCAGCCCAGGTCCCGCCGCCCGGCGGCGTGCGTCGACCCTCTCGGTCCGGGAGGGTCGACGCGCCGCGTCCGGAGCGGACGACGCGCGCCGTGTGGAGCGACCACGCACGATGGCGATGGGCCCGTCCGCCTCCGCGTCGGGTCCTCCCCCACCGAAGGATCTCCGTGACCACTGACGCTCCTGCCCGCCGTGCCCTCGTCGTCGGTGCCTCCGGCATCGTCGGCCAGACCCTCGCCGCGACGCTGGCGGCCGATGGCTGGCAGACCTTCGGCCTCTCGCGCAGTGGCCGTGCGCCCGACGGCGTCACGCCGGTGGCTGCCGACCTCGGCGATCCCGACGGCCTGGTGCGAGCGCTGGAGGGCGTCGACCCGCAGCTCGTCGCCATCACGGCGTGGACGCGACAGGACACCGAGGAGGAGAACATCCGGGTGAACGCGGGTGCCGTGCGACACCTGCTGGCTGCCCTCGCGCCGTCCGGCTCCGTGCAGCACGTGGCCCTCATGACGGGGCTCAAGCACTACCTCGGCCCGTTCGAGGCCTACGGGACGGGCGAGGTCCCGGACACCCCCTTCCGCGAGGAGGAGCCGCGCCTGGACCACCCCAACTTCTACTACGCCCAGGAGGACGAGCTCTTCGCGGCGGCCGAGCGCGACGGCTTCACGTGGAGCGTCCACCGCTCGCACACCGTCCTCGGCTTCGCCACCGGCAACGCCATGAACCTCACGCTCACGGTCGCGGCCTACGCCGCCTTGTGCCGCGAGCTGGGGCTGACCTTCGTCTTCCCCGGGTCGCAGCAGCAGTGGGACGGTCTCACCGACGTGACCGACGCGGACCTGCTCGCGGAGCAGATCGTCTGGGCGGCGACCCACGACGCGGGTCGGGACCAGGCGTTCAACATCGCCAACGGTGACGTCTTCCGGTGGCGGACCCTGTGGCCGCGCATCGCGGAGCACTTCGGCGTCCCGTGGGAGGGCTTCGAGGTCGAGCCGCGCCCGCTGGAGGTGGCCATGGCCGGCATGGAGGACGCATGGCGCGACCTCGCGGAGAAGCACGGCCTGGCGGAGCCCGACCTCGGCCGTGTGGCCTCCTGGTGGCACACCGACGGCGACCTGGGACGCTCGATCGAGTGCGTGACCGACATGAACAAGAGCCGCGCGGCCGGCTTCCTGGGGTTCCGTGACACCCGTGAGAGCTTCTTCCACCACCTCGAGCGCTACCGCGAGGCCCGGATCATCCCCTGAGCCCGTCCCGGCGGCCCTGAGTGCGAGGTCACACGTGAAGGACTGCATGGTTCGGGGCGGGGTGGGCACGTCGTCCCCATGACCCACGACAAGGACGACACAGCAGCCGAGGCCCGCGAGGGCCTGCTGGACAACATCGCCGGCAAGGCCAAGGAGGTCGTCGGTGCGGTGACGGGCCGTGACGACCTCGCCGAGGAGGGCCAGCTCCAGCAGGCCGAGGCCGCCC is part of the Aeromicrobium sp. Leaf245 genome and harbors:
- a CDS encoding SRPBCC family protein, coding for MGAFEVVREVPMAPPDVFARLTDWERHGEVVPLTRIRPSDTGFVARTAVGPVGFDDVMDIVTWEPPTFCRIEKRGRVVKGWAELSVEPTTSGSRVRWREEAHWLGVPRFAAGVEEAAGRALFGRVVDHLLRT
- a CDS encoding MoxR family ATPase, which encodes MATTNFSSVQDVTERLAEVGYLASDAVSTTVYLASVLGKPLLVEGPAGVGKTDLARAVAESQGAELVRLQCYEGVDEARALYEWNHAKQLLRITAGRDESWDEARTDVFSEEFLLPRPLLTAIRRTEPTVLLVDETDKADVEIEGLLLEVLGDFQVTVPELGTIRATRRPFVVLTSNATRELSEALRRRCLFLHVDFPDAALERRIVALKAPGLDDAVSESLVRVVNALRALPLRKAPSVSETIDWAQTLLALGGRLDDEAVDQTLGVVLKHREDIDKARDALDVRAVLEA
- a CDS encoding VWA domain-containing protein produces the protein MSNDESGATAGLAAGEDLAARLVAFAGALRSKGLRIGTSEVVDAGQVATVLGLQDRTLLREGLAAALMRRSGQREVFDMTFDLYFPAGVGVSAAVEEHEGPVDAQDLRDLLAMALADGDLRTLEQVAELAVDALGVVGSAGTRTEGWSAFQTLDRLAPQTTIAAALGLRGSGGPGSGSARGSGTGQGSAAPPQAPAEAPFTDRLERDEVRRLVEAFRQMVAAEARRRTAESRGRDVVTRHAVRATSDHIDFLSANRQQLEDLRSAVGPLARRLATRLSARRRAARRGRIDVRRTMRRAMGTGGVPIVPVHARPHPGRPELVLLCDVSGSVAGFSAFTMLLVRALSDQFSKIRVFAFVNATAEVTDIVKDGGDLADRIAQEARVTSWHTSSDYGEAFADFATTHLEAVGPRTSVLILGDARNNNQPLGLPALAAVVDRARRTFWLNPEHASRWGLGDSVAPEYAEVVPMHACSTIEQLESFIGRLLPA
- a CDS encoding family 16 glycosylhydrolase, which encodes MGERTVTGMSAARRGCVVLISGIVTVGVLGTPAVGGQTSEAPTSATVWTPTTADVVRNHDFRQGRAYWYPNAGARLSVGSSGSARSLAVTNTSRRTKSINVRSGVSPTTFAAGTRVTVSAQVRASSSAGRIALRAQEHAAVASAPRWRTSPLVKSSVRYRTLTTTLTIGRDDSRITVRAFNLKAKGRQHLFVRSLKVTVVEPPAKPGEWIPNPGCTSGATGWTPSVNASVTALSGAEPACQVQTRSSGDDVTATSRTSTESVRSAGSLVHVASQVDVAGSVRPVRMTLQEVAPDGSILQSFAGVRDSAGAWVWLGAQLRTERAGSRIRVVYRGDGLAAGEALRFRRATVTVTDPATTPTPTPTPTASPTPKPTPTPTPTPTPTPTPTPTPSPTPTPSPTPTPSPTPTPSPTPTPSPTPTPSPTPTPTPTPTPTSTPTPSPTPTPTPSPTPTPTPTPTPTPEPTPPPSTSTQTCNDLNVPSKRTLAFSDEFTGTSLDPGKWRVRDKTHLSFDAAYLTKDAIDVSDGTMTIEGRRRSSAATVSTGIRERWYDTGYIDTIGKFSQKYGRWEMRAKLPTGHTMTRGVWPAFWLRGDRTNGEIDIMEAYGGESIQRWNPAGSYTTTLWEDTNLGKQRGEWYSWAHTNWASKSPGVYSDFHTYGFNWTPDCMQFTYDGQVLSTIPVEEVPWAESAFDSPFNIRLNMQVGSSYWGMPDQQYTKDAFDYVVDSVKVYRMNP
- a CDS encoding SDR family oxidoreductase, with the translated sequence MTTDAPARRALVVGASGIVGQTLAATLAADGWQTFGLSRSGRAPDGVTPVAADLGDPDGLVRALEGVDPQLVAITAWTRQDTEEENIRVNAGAVRHLLAALAPSGSVQHVALMTGLKHYLGPFEAYGTGEVPDTPFREEEPRLDHPNFYYAQEDELFAAAERDGFTWSVHRSHTVLGFATGNAMNLTLTVAAYAALCRELGLTFVFPGSQQQWDGLTDVTDADLLAEQIVWAATHDAGRDQAFNIANGDVFRWRTLWPRIAEHFGVPWEGFEVEPRPLEVAMAGMEDAWRDLAEKHGLAEPDLGRVASWWHTDGDLGRSIECVTDMNKSRAAGFLGFRDTRESFFHHLERYREARIIP